The following coding sequences are from one Lolium rigidum isolate FL_2022 chromosome 6, APGP_CSIRO_Lrig_0.1, whole genome shotgun sequence window:
- the LOC124663323 gene encoding probable LRR receptor-like serine/threonine-protein kinase At3g47570: MSPSRRRAAPAASSTSWPPPAAKGFPESRAHIRPHPPATGGSPGPGRCDEHRKEEQQQSSDLVPEAHRGDLHTMPTPAAPSPPARPKSVDCSTCNRHPPPGRRRPTLRQGRRPGSMAPARSSEGTQPPATTPKRRRGRAGEMDGGSRAVNSQRRRPTPTLPSSSLQLRAGAREKFPAAPFTGATAKRFSLKPQIHAFLEPHRKPTDKHLAMAMALVVAQTMVALSLLVLPGTAALTHPANATDVDLSALLAFRASVRDPRGILRRSWTARTPFCGWLGVSCDARGRRVIALSLPGVVLGGAIPPELGNLSFISHLNLNSTGLAGAIPAELGQLARLRHLDLDENHLSGTIPLALGNLTQLEYLDLGYNGLSGAIPPELHALCKLKYISLNSNDLSGTIPQGLFNNTPDLSVIWLARNRFAGGIPEAIDSLTKLEILVLELNLLTGTVPAAIFNMSMLRIFGLANNNLFGTLPGNKSFNLPMLQKLSLSQNHFTGRIPTALARCKNLESLSLSINNFTGPVPAWLATMPRLSTIILAANNLVGKIPVELSNLTDLVMLDLSANQLQGEIPPEIGYLRNLNYLSFSTNLLTGTIPESIGNISSISTLDLTVNSFTGSVPTTFGNIRSLTGLYVNGNKLSGKLNFLHVLSNCKNLTTLGISMNSFTGSIPDYLGNLSSQLQYFIASSNSLTGSIPETIANLSDLRTIDLDGNQLSGAIPVSISTLQNLQELNLFNNTMTGAIPEEISRLKRLVTLHLDKNKFSGSIPSSVGNLSELQYMTSSLNSLSSNIPSSLWRLSKLITLDLSYNMLSGPLTMDVSQVKQISQMDLSSNLMTGGLPDSLGRLQMLTYLNLSNNSFHEQIPSSFGELVSIETMDLSYNSLQGSIPRSLANLTFLTSLNLSFNNLGGQIPDSGVFSNITLQSLRGNTALCGLPRVGISPCQSNHRSRKSLVKIILPAAMGFAILATCLAVLIRKKIKKHKNISVPSESNIINYRLISFHELVRATENFSESNLIGSGNFGKVFKGQLDDESIVAVKVLNMQHEGATVSFDTECRALRMARHRNLVRILSTCSNFDFKALVLQYMPNGSLDSWLYSRNSQQCFGFLKRLEIMLDVAMAMEYLHHLHTEVVLHCDLKPSNVLLDEGMTAHVADFGIAKLLLGDNSSIALTGMPGTIGYMAPEYGSAGKASRMSDVFSYGIMLLEVFTGKRPTDPLFGGEVSLRQWVSEAFPTRLIDVVDPEVLSIGGKSGRHAANHSTLQEQSITLNRCLASVIELSLRCSSAIPDERTPMDKVVVKLNKIKADYCSQMR; the protein is encoded by the exons ATGTCACCTTCAAGAAGGAGAGCGGCGCCGGCAGCATCGTCGACGTCgtggccgccaccggcggccaaGGGTTTCCCCGAGTCCAGAGCCCACATCCGACCACACCCACCAGCCACCGGAGGGAGTCCGGGGCCAGGGAGGTGCGATGAGCACCGCAAGGAGGAGCAGCAACAGTCTTCAGATCTGGTGCCAGAGGCCCATCGGGGCGACCTCCACACCATGCCCACACCCGCCGCCCCTTCACCGCCCGCACGGCCGAAGAGCGTGGACTGCAGCACCTGCAACCGCCACCCGCCGCCAGGTCGACGTCGCCCCACCCTGCGCCAAGGCCGTCGCCCTGGATCCATGGCCCCAGCCCGGTCGTCGGAGGGCACCCAACCACCGGCCACCACTCCCAAGCGTCGGCGAGGccgcgccggagagatggacggagggagtagggcCGTCAACTCCCAGCGGCGGAGGCCAACCCCCACACTGCCGTCTTCCTCCCTACAGCTGCGTGCGGGGGCTCGAGAGAagttccccgccgcccccttcaccggcgcc ACTGCAAAAAGATTTTCTCTAAAGCCCCAAATTCATGCATTCCTGGAGCCGCACAGAAAACCCACGGACAAGCACCTGGCTATGGCCATGGCTCTTGTCGTAGCACAAACAATGGTGGCCCTGTCGCTGCTGGTGCTGCCCGGCACGGCCGCGCTCACGCACCCAGCAAACGCCACCGACGTCGACCTCTCGGCGCTGCTCGCCTTCAGGGCCAGCGtgcgcgacccgcgcggcatcctgcGCCGCAGCTGGACTGCGCGAACGCCCTTCTGCGGCTGGCTCGGCGTCTCGTGCGACGCCCGTGGGCGGCGTGTCATCGCGCTGTCGCTGCCGGGCGTGGTGCTCGGCGGCGCCATTCCACCGGAGCTCGGCAACCTCTCCTTCATCTCCCACCTCAACCTCAACagcaccgggctggccggtgcaaTCCCTGCCGAGCTCGGGCAGCTAGCGCGGCTCAGGCACCTCGACCTCGACGAGAACCACCTGTCAGGTACCATCCCCTTGGCGCTCGGAAACCTCACCCAGCTCGAGTATCTTGACCTTGGCTACAATGGCCTCTCCGGGGCCATCCCTCCAGAATTGCACGCGCTGTGCAAGCTTAAGTACATAAGCCTCAACTCCAACGACCTGAGTGGCACCATACCTCAAGGCCTCTTCAACAACACTCCTGATTTGAGTGTCATATGGCTTGCCCGGAACAGATTTGCCGGAGGCATACCTGAAGCGATCGATTCTCTGACGAAGCTTGAAATCCTAGTCCTGGAGCTCAACCTTCTTACGGGCACTGTCCCTGCTGCCATCTTCAACATGTCCATGCTCCGAATCTTTGGTTTGGCGAACAACAATCTTTTCGGTACCCTCCCTGGCAACAAGAGCTTTAATCTCCCTATGCTGCAAAAACTAAGTCTTTCACAGAATCACTTCACTGGTAGGATCCCGACGGCACTGGCCAGATGCAAAAACCTTGAGTCTCTTTCCTTGTCCATTAATAACTTCACTGGTCCTGTACCGGCATGGTTGGCAACAATGCCTCGGCTTTCTACCATCATACTGGCGGCAAACAACCTCGTCGGTAAGATACCGGTTGAGCTAAGCAACCTCACCGACCTTGTCATGCTTGATCTTAGTGCCAACCAGCTGCAAGGAGAGATTCCGCCTGAAATAGGCTATTTGAGAAACCTCAATTACTTGAGCTTTTCGACGAACCTCCTAACAGGTACCATTCCTGAATCCATCGGCAATATATCAAGCATCAGCACTCTCGATCTGACGGTCAATTCCTTCACTGGATCAGTCCCAACCACGTTTGGGAATATCCGTAGTCTTACGGGCCTCTATGTTAATGGAAACAAGCTTAGCGGCAAGCTAAACTTTCTCCATGTACTCTCCAATTGCAAAAACCTCACCACACTTGGAATTTCAATGAATTCGTTTACAGGAAGCATACCTGACTATTTGGGAAACCTTAGTTCACAGCTCCAGTACTTCATAGCAAGTTCTAACAGCCTAACGGGGAGCATTCCAGAAACAATTGCAAATCTTAGCGACCTTAGAACAATTGATCTCGATGGAAACCAACTGAGCGGGGCAATTCCTGTATCCATAAGTACACTGCAAAATCTCCAAGAACTCAACCTTTTCAACAACAccatgaccggtgccatcccagaAGAAATTTCCAGATTAAAACGCCTAGTAACATTGCATCTTGATAAAAACAAGTTTTCTGGCTCAATACCGAGCAGTGTGGGCAATCTAAGCGAGCTGCAGTACATGACATCTTCTCTTAACTCGCTGTCCTCAAACATACCGTCGAGCTTGTGGCGCCTTTCAAAGCTCATCACACTTGATCTGTCATACAACATGCTGAGTGGCCCACTGACTATGGATGTTAGCCAAGTAAAACAAATTTCTCAAATGGATCTTTCAAGCAATCTCATGACTGGTGGCTTACCAGATTCCTTGGGAAGGCTCCAGATGCTGACCTATCTGAACCTGTCAAACAATTCATTCCATGAACAAATCCCAAGCTCATTCGGAGAGCTAGTCAGCATAGAGACCATGGACCTATCATACAATTCCCTTCAGGGTTCCATACCAAGGTCACTGGCCAATTTGACCTTCCTCACTAGCTTGAATCTCTCCTTCAACAATCTAGGTGGTCAGATACCGGATAGTGGAGTTTTCTCAAACATCACACTCCAGTCTTTGAGAGGAAACACTGCTCTTTGTGGCCTCCCACGAGTAGGCATTTCACCCTGCCAGAGCAATCATAGATCACGGAAATCATTGGTAAAAATTATACTTCCTGCAGCCATGGGATTTGCAATTTTAGCTACCTGCTTGGCCGTACTAATCAGAAAAAAGATCAAGAAGCACAAAAATATTTCAGTTCCCTCAGAGTCCAACATAATCAACTATCGGTTAATATCATTCCATGAGCTTGTTCGTGCGACAGAGAACTTCAGTGAGAGCAATCTGATTGGATCCGGGAACTTTGGCAAAGTCTTCAAGGGTCAGCTAGATGATGAATCAATTGTCGCAGTAAAGGTACTCAACATGCAACATGAAGGAGCCACTGTGAGTTTTGACACGGAATGCCGTGCTCTGCGCATGGCTCGTCACCGAAACCTAGTGAGAATACTTAGCACTTGCTCCAATTTTGACTTCAAGGCATTGGTGCTCCAGTACATGCCAAATGGGAGTTTGGACAGCTGGCTGTACTCCAGGAACAGCCAGCAGTGTTTTGGATTCCTCAAGAGGTTGGAAATTATGCTAGATGTAGCAATGGCAATGGAGTATCTTCACCACCTGCACACTGAGGTTGTTCTTCATTGTGATCTGAAGCCAAGCAATGTATTGCTGGATGAAGGCATGACTGCACACGTCGCTGACTTTGGCATAGCCAAGTTGTTGTTGGGAGATAATAGCTCTATTGCATTGACAGGCATGCCTGGAACAATTGGCTACATGGCACCAG AATATGGATCAGCTGGTAAAGCATCACGGATGAGCGATGTGTTCAGCTACGGGATCATGCTGCTAGAGGTATTCACAGGGAAAAGACCCACTGATCCGCTGTTTGGTGGGGAGGTGAGCTTGCGGCAATGGGTTAGTGAAGCATTTCCAACCAGGCTTATAGATGTTGTCGACCCCGAAGTTCTATCAATTGGAGGCAAGAGTGGTCGCCATGCTGCCAATCATAGCACCTTGCAGGAGCAGTCCATCACCCTTAACAGATGCCTTGCATCTGTAATAGAGTTGAGCTTACGGTGCTCATCAGCGATACCTGATGAAAGAACCCCAATGGACAAGGTGGTAGTGAAGTTGAACAAGATAAAGGCAGATTACTGCTCCCAAATGAGGTAG